A window of Tautonia plasticadhaerens contains these coding sequences:
- a CDS encoding RDD family protein → MDRPRSGRDALRGARARGRPRRQQQAVHQVMATAAPEPAEAVEALDTTVRLITPERIAFRYPLAGPFRRASAYLIDLMVLILLGFLGLLGSLTLSLGSAAGGGLFLVILFVLRFGYGALLEGIFNGQTVGKRAMSLRVVSIEGVPIGGGQAFLRNLLWCLDGALPFAYMPALASMVMTRRFQRLGDLAARTMVIVEGRPPRSGVARPDDRAVEALLPLLPATIDAGPELARALSDYVNRRRRFNPSRREEMAGHLARPARRKYDLPADVPGDLVLCALYHRVFLEA, encoded by the coding sequence ATGGATCGACCGAGGTCGGGTCGAGATGCGCTCCGGGGGGCCCGGGCGCGGGGCCGGCCGAGACGGCAGCAGCAGGCGGTACACCAGGTCATGGCCACGGCGGCCCCCGAGCCCGCGGAGGCGGTCGAGGCGCTCGACACCACCGTCCGGCTGATCACCCCCGAACGGATCGCCTTCCGGTACCCGCTGGCCGGGCCGTTCCGGAGGGCGTCGGCGTACCTGATCGACTTGATGGTCCTCATCCTGCTCGGGTTCCTCGGGCTGCTCGGTTCGCTCACGCTCTCGCTGGGGTCGGCCGCCGGGGGGGGGCTGTTCCTGGTGATCCTCTTCGTGCTCCGGTTCGGCTACGGGGCCCTGCTGGAGGGGATCTTCAACGGGCAGACCGTCGGCAAGCGGGCGATGTCGCTCCGGGTCGTCTCGATCGAGGGGGTGCCGATCGGCGGCGGCCAGGCGTTCCTCCGCAACCTGCTCTGGTGCCTGGACGGCGCCCTCCCATTCGCCTACATGCCCGCCCTGGCGAGCATGGTGATGACCCGACGCTTCCAGCGGCTCGGCGACCTCGCGGCCCGGACGATGGTCATCGTCGAGGGCCGCCCCCCCCGGTCCGGGGTGGCCCGGCCGGACGACCGGGCCGTCGAGGCCCTGCTCCCCCTCCTGCCGGCGACGATCGACGCCGGGCCGGAGCTGGCCCGGGCCCTGTCGGACTACGTGAACCGCCGGAGGCGCTTCAACCCCTCCCGACGCGAGGAGATGGCCGGGCACCTCGCCCGTCCGGCCCGGCGGAAATACGACCTGCCGGCGGACGTGCCGGGCGATCTCGTGCTCTGCGCCCTGTATCACCGGGTCTTCCTGGAGGCCTGA
- a CDS encoding DUF4129 domain-containing protein has protein sequence MVSRRIASIAAASLLILLACPDASPARQGGGTSPANPEAVSTVREALSARSFPWYDAPADDFRPVMPPAPDAPPSNPSGGRPMFDPARLSLQELGRLIVFVLLATALTGLLLYVARTWRRRSRIEGRTIAPGPPGVAGSATRVESLPRGLEVDESEPLEAARLLRARGDRARAVVLLFAHQLLLLDRLGRIRLSPGRTGRQLVRSIEDDEIRRSVSRTLRQFEEVCYGHREPGPDAFDALWAEAEVLDARLSPGVTA, from the coding sequence ATGGTGAGCCGTCGGATTGCGTCGATCGCTGCGGCCTCGCTGCTGATCCTGCTGGCCTGCCCGGATGCCTCCCCCGCCCGGCAGGGCGGGGGCACGTCTCCGGCGAATCCGGAGGCGGTCTCGACCGTCCGCGAGGCGCTCTCGGCCCGGTCATTCCCCTGGTACGACGCCCCGGCCGACGACTTCCGGCCCGTCATGCCCCCCGCACCGGACGCCCCCCCCTCGAATCCCTCGGGCGGGCGGCCGATGTTCGACCCGGCGAGGCTGTCGCTCCAGGAGCTGGGACGCCTGATCGTCTTCGTCCTGCTCGCGACGGCCCTGACCGGCCTGCTCCTCTACGTGGCGAGGACCTGGCGGCGCCGGAGTCGCATCGAGGGACGGACGATCGCCCCCGGCCCGCCCGGGGTGGCCGGCTCGGCGACCCGGGTCGAGTCCCTGCCGAGGGGGCTTGAGGTGGACGAGTCGGAGCCCCTGGAGGCCGCCCGGCTGCTGCGGGCGAGGGGCGACCGGGCCCGGGCTGTCGTGCTGCTGTTCGCCCACCAACTCCTGCTGCTCGACCGCCTCGGGCGGATCCGGCTCTCCCCGGGCCGGACCGGCCGGCAACTGGTCCGGTCGATCGAGGACGACGAGATCCGACGCTCCGTCTCCCGCACCCTCCGCCAGTTCGAGGAGGTCTGCTACGGCCACCGAGAGCCCGGCCCCGACGCCTTCGACGCCCTCTGGGCCGAGGCCGAGGTCCTGGACGCCCGGCTCTCTCCGGGGGTGACGGCATGA
- a CDS encoding glycosyltransferase family 2 protein translates to MARRPRISALIIARDEASNLPGCLASLGWADEVVVVVDPASRDDTLAIARRKADRVVSRPFDDFASQRNAALEASRGDWVFAIDADERATPALAAQIRDAVLDRRSPLVGYRVPIRSVILGRPFGHSGTQDDRPLRLFRRGKGRWVGSVHETVALRGPEGVLTEPLLHRTIPTMDVFLRKLNKYTSLEAIEFHRQNRPVRPWDLVVRPFWTFAKLYVAKQGYRDGPEGLVFCAMSGVSVAVRHWKHRELTRRAEARGRAA, encoded by the coding sequence ATGGCGAGGCGACCCCGCATCTCGGCCCTGATCATCGCCCGGGACGAGGCGAGTAACCTGCCCGGCTGCCTCGCCTCGCTCGGCTGGGCGGACGAGGTGGTGGTCGTCGTCGACCCCGCCAGCCGGGACGACACCCTGGCGATCGCCCGCCGCAAGGCCGACCGCGTCGTGTCCCGCCCCTTCGACGACTTCGCCTCCCAGCGCAACGCCGCGCTGGAGGCGTCGAGGGGGGACTGGGTCTTCGCCATCGACGCCGACGAGCGGGCCACGCCCGCCCTGGCCGCGCAGATCCGGGACGCCGTGCTCGACCGCAGGTCCCCGCTCGTCGGCTACCGGGTGCCGATCCGGAGCGTGATCCTCGGCCGGCCCTTCGGCCACTCCGGCACCCAGGACGACCGGCCGCTCCGGCTCTTCCGGAGGGGGAAGGGGCGCTGGGTGGGGTCCGTGCACGAGACGGTCGCCCTGCGAGGGCCCGAGGGCGTGCTCACCGAGCCGCTCTTGCACCGGACGATCCCCACGATGGACGTCTTCCTGAGGAAGCTGAACAAATACACGAGCCTGGAAGCGATCGAGTTCCACCGCCAGAATCGGCCGGTGCGCCCCTGGGACCTGGTCGTCCGGCCATTCTGGACCTTCGCCAAGCTCTACGTCGCCAAGCAGGGCTACCGGGACGGCCCCGAGGGCCTGGTCTTCTGCGCGATGTCGGGCGTCTCGGTCGCCGTGCGGCACTGGAAGCACCGCGAGCTAACCCGACGGGCCGAGGCCCGGGGGAGGGCGGCGTGA
- a CDS encoding CDP-alcohol phosphatidyltransferase family protein: MARTSKTPPILIDARPRGPDGPIAGIALLGRPVLAHLVELAAGVGGDGAPVTIHARVDEHPVLSGLLAGTPAARSVRFVTGPPPEGSIVLRADRLYDPNRLRRAARRGRDPESAAVWRLDSPHAIAGAEAELVRRKSYQPIGRYWSVGLAGLLVRLLAPTRVRPHALTVGSFLLMLAASGLVASSRLDPAIRWATAAAVALALVLDGTDGRLARRQGTASPLGRWLDTTLDETGEMVLHASIALAAFSRTGWPGWLAVGMAYAMGKYLFTVSNDEWDRAVARQDRNSGLARVPLDAEARPASPTWWIRRLGHSDIRWHLWIVLAALGRLEWALALYAAYFPIRAALGAIRKVGPSWRGDPASRP, from the coding sequence ATGGCACGAACGAGCAAGACGCCCCCGATCCTCATCGACGCCCGGCCCCGTGGGCCGGACGGCCCGATCGCCGGGATCGCGCTGCTCGGCCGCCCGGTGCTGGCGCACCTGGTCGAGCTGGCCGCCGGGGTCGGCGGCGACGGGGCGCCGGTCACGATCCACGCGAGGGTCGACGAGCACCCGGTCCTCTCCGGGCTGCTGGCCGGGACCCCGGCCGCCCGATCGGTTCGGTTCGTCACGGGCCCGCCGCCGGAGGGTTCGATCGTCCTCCGGGCCGACCGGCTCTACGACCCGAACCGACTCCGACGCGCCGCCCGACGCGGCCGGGACCCGGAGTCGGCCGCCGTCTGGCGGCTCGACTCGCCCCACGCGATCGCCGGGGCCGAGGCGGAGCTGGTCCGTCGCAAGAGCTACCAGCCGATCGGCCGGTACTGGTCGGTCGGCCTCGCCGGGCTGCTGGTCCGGCTGCTGGCGCCGACGAGGGTGAGGCCGCACGCCCTGACGGTCGGCTCGTTCCTGCTGATGCTGGCCGCCTCGGGGCTAGTCGCCTCAAGCCGGCTCGACCCGGCGATCCGCTGGGCCACTGCCGCTGCGGTGGCCCTGGCCCTGGTGCTCGACGGCACCGACGGCCGGCTGGCGAGGAGGCAGGGGACGGCCTCGCCGCTCGGCCGGTGGCTGGACACCACCCTCGACGAGACGGGGGAGATGGTCCTCCATGCGTCGATCGCCCTCGCCGCCTTCTCCCGGACCGGCTGGCCCGGCTGGCTGGCGGTGGGGATGGCGTATGCGATGGGCAAGTACCTGTTCACCGTCAGCAATGACGAGTGGGACCGCGCCGTCGCCCGACAGGACCGCAACTCCGGGCTGGCCCGCGTGCCGCTCGACGCCGAGGCCCGCCCGGCCTCCCCGACGTGGTGGATCCGCCGGCTGGGGCACTCGGACATCCGCTGGCACCTCTGGATCGTCCTGGCCGCGCTCGGGCGGCTGGAGTGGGCGCTGGCCCTGTACGCGGCTTATTTCCCGATCCGCGCCGCGCTGGGCGCGATCCGAAAGGTGGGACCGTCATGGCGAGGCGACCCCGCATCTCGGCCCTGA
- a CDS encoding polysaccharide deacetylase family protein: MDATSGANAADGPPALPLLLWGTPPGLERILRQEGVPFETIVEPHPVVLQRGRFLLFDGRSGISARGLPLGPVQEAIDVDRLRSGWPFDPFDALVDHRAGPSTWQVAGAELTERVSTRDKGAIRRLLLARLREEVSRRGGIWARISAFPYPYRAAFNLRLDLDEPFPDDYRRFAEARRPLDDCSTHFVSTAAYGRDESVLADLRRLDTQSHGHFHVVYRDPVANRRNLERAHALLVDRGFDPVGFAAPEGRWNPGLDAAIEGLGYLYSSDFSLGYDDLPSFPWLGGRWSKVLQVPIHPICEGLFVEAGIGEGGTIASHLVRAVRARIDQGEPAFVYGHPERRLAYFPEVLEALAGEVDRYELTWRATLTDFARWWSWRDRRRWSVSPRGPGRFEVAFEDWGSSYPMTLEVVRGRHVASLPMPGPRGTLRLDGLAFEGPSHRVDLPGPSAVRPPFSLKAAVRSALDWETVTPVEELDEDSLPSMLKKNLRRWRDRRRGSQVGAGGGRATALPR; the protein is encoded by the coding sequence ATGGACGCGACCTCCGGCGCGAACGCGGCCGACGGGCCGCCGGCCCTGCCGCTCCTGCTCTGGGGCACGCCGCCGGGGTTGGAGCGGATCCTCCGGCAGGAGGGGGTGCCGTTCGAGACGATCGTCGAGCCCCACCCCGTCGTCCTCCAGCGCGGGCGGTTCCTCCTCTTCGACGGCCGATCCGGCATCTCGGCCCGGGGGCTGCCGCTGGGCCCGGTGCAGGAGGCGATCGACGTCGACCGCCTCCGATCCGGCTGGCCGTTCGACCCCTTCGACGCCCTGGTCGACCACCGGGCCGGTCCGAGCACCTGGCAGGTCGCCGGGGCCGAGCTGACCGAGCGCGTCTCGACCCGGGACAAGGGGGCGATCCGCCGCCTCCTGCTCGCCCGGCTCCGCGAGGAGGTCTCCCGGAGGGGGGGGATCTGGGCCCGGATCTCGGCCTTCCCCTACCCGTACCGGGCCGCCTTCAACCTCCGGCTCGACCTGGATGAGCCGTTCCCCGACGACTACCGACGCTTCGCCGAGGCCCGGAGGCCGCTCGACGACTGCTCCACCCACTTCGTCAGCACCGCCGCCTACGGCCGGGACGAGTCGGTGCTGGCCGACCTCCGCCGGCTCGATACCCAGTCCCACGGGCACTTCCATGTCGTCTACCGGGACCCGGTCGCCAATCGCCGGAACCTGGAGCGGGCCCACGCCCTGCTCGTCGATCGGGGGTTCGACCCCGTCGGCTTCGCGGCGCCGGAAGGGAGGTGGAACCCGGGCCTCGACGCGGCGATCGAAGGCCTCGGCTACCTGTATTCCTCCGACTTCAGCCTCGGCTACGACGACCTGCCCTCGTTCCCCTGGCTGGGAGGACGCTGGTCGAAGGTGCTCCAGGTGCCGATCCACCCGATCTGCGAGGGGCTGTTCGTCGAGGCCGGGATCGGCGAGGGCGGGACCATCGCCTCCCACCTGGTGAGGGCCGTTCGGGCCCGGATCGACCAGGGGGAGCCGGCCTTCGTCTACGGCCACCCCGAGCGGAGGCTGGCCTATTTCCCCGAGGTCCTGGAGGCGCTGGCCGGGGAGGTGGACCGCTACGAGCTGACCTGGCGGGCCACCCTCACCGACTTCGCCCGATGGTGGTCCTGGAGGGACCGCCGCCGCTGGTCCGTCTCGCCGAGGGGGCCGGGGCGATTCGAGGTCGCCTTCGAGGACTGGGGCAGCTCATATCCGATGACCCTGGAAGTGGTCCGGGGCCGTCACGTAGCCAGCCTGCCGATGCCCGGCCCCCGGGGGACGCTCCGGCTCGACGGCCTGGCCTTCGAGGGCCCCTCCCACCGGGTCGACCTGCCGGGGCCCTCCGCCGTCCGCCCCCCCTTCAGCCTGAAGGCCGCCGTGCGGTCGGCCCTCGACTGGGAGACGGTGACCCCCGTCGAGGAGCTGGACGAAGACTCCCTCCCCTCGATGCTCAAGAAGAACCTCCGACGCTGGCGGGACCGCCGACGAGGGTCCCAGGTCGGGGCCGGGGGCGGCCGGGCGACGGCTCTGCCCCGGTGA
- a CDS encoding peptidylprolyl isomerase translates to MKRLVGLGMFAAALIGCSQTRDGLQPTAGLAPASLPPGLPPIGDRINNGPVPATGPAPPSTRVSGVSPGVHGEGPIEAPRVAASPADPAPGAPEAGRSSVAAALVDAPVPPPDRAAAGPVGEAARVPADPEISKASAAGPAPVVGQPVGEWAARVDNDIITWNELQSAVVRRMRELSPEQQAAPEVRQMLASSVLDHLIDRSLVIQKARRNELKDPKRWEMINKGAVEFFEEQQLPALLNKYKAEDRYDLERVMAERGESLDEAIDSFKLEFVYQQFLMMNVASKVTVDLPEMRAYYFENRDHESFRRGPELIWRELAVRFANHPGREAARSKIDQATARLARGEPFEQVARELGEGPNASEGGLWTTAPGSYAVGEVNEALAGMSPGQTSAVIEGPTGLHVVRLESSRPAGRLSFEEVQDEIRGLIKARKETELIEDYLKDLYAGAVVTTVFSEYKPRHLREEVAGG, encoded by the coding sequence ATGAAGCGCCTGGTCGGCCTTGGGATGTTCGCCGCGGCCCTGATCGGCTGCAGCCAGACCCGTGACGGGCTCCAGCCGACCGCGGGGCTCGCCCCCGCGAGCCTGCCGCCGGGACTGCCGCCGATCGGGGACCGGATCAACAACGGCCCGGTCCCAGCGACCGGGCCGGCCCCCCCGTCGACCCGGGTCTCCGGCGTCTCGCCTGGCGTCCACGGGGAGGGACCGATCGAGGCCCCCCGGGTCGCCGCCTCGCCGGCCGACCCGGCGCCAGGGGCCCCCGAGGCAGGTCGGTCGTCCGTCGCGGCCGCCCTGGTCGACGCCCCCGTGCCGCCCCCCGACCGGGCTGCGGCCGGGCCGGTCGGCGAGGCCGCCCGGGTCCCCGCCGACCCGGAGATCTCGAAGGCGAGCGCGGCCGGGCCCGCCCCGGTCGTCGGCCAGCCGGTCGGCGAGTGGGCCGCCCGGGTGGACAACGACATCATCACCTGGAACGAGCTGCAATCGGCCGTCGTCCGCCGGATGCGGGAGCTGTCTCCGGAGCAGCAGGCCGCCCCCGAGGTCCGGCAGATGTTGGCCTCCAGCGTGCTCGACCACCTGATCGACCGCTCGCTCGTCATCCAGAAGGCCCGTCGCAACGAGCTGAAGGACCCCAAGCGCTGGGAGATGATCAACAAGGGGGCCGTCGAGTTCTTCGAAGAGCAGCAGCTCCCCGCCCTGCTCAACAAGTACAAGGCCGAGGATCGCTACGACCTGGAGCGGGTCATGGCCGAGCGCGGCGAGTCGCTCGACGAGGCGATCGACTCATTCAAGCTGGAGTTCGTCTACCAGCAATTCCTGATGATGAACGTCGCCTCGAAGGTCACCGTTGACCTGCCCGAGATGCGGGCCTATTACTTCGAGAACCGCGACCACGAGTCCTTCCGGCGCGGCCCCGAGCTGATCTGGCGGGAGCTGGCCGTGCGTTTCGCCAACCACCCGGGCCGCGAGGCCGCCCGCTCGAAGATCGACCAGGCGACGGCCCGGCTCGCCCGGGGGGAGCCGTTCGAGCAGGTCGCCCGGGAGCTGGGCGAGGGCCCCAACGCCTCCGAGGGCGGGCTCTGGACCACCGCCCCGGGCAGCTACGCGGTGGGCGAGGTGAACGAGGCGCTCGCCGGGATGTCGCCCGGCCAGACCAGCGCCGTGATCGAGGGGCCGACCGGCCTGCACGTCGTCCGGCTCGAATCCTCCCGGCCCGCCGGCCGGCTGAGCTTCGAGGAGGTCCAGGACGAGATCCGGGGCCTCATCAAGGCCCGCAAGGAGACCGAGCTGATCGAGGATTACCTGAAGGACCTGTACGCCGGGGCGGTCGTCACCACGGTCTTCTCCGAATACAAGCCCAGGCACCTCCGCGAGGAGGTCGCGGGGGGCTGA
- a CDS encoding DUF4350 domain-containing protein, with amino-acid sequence MTGPRIRIRGMTSVALAVVASLSGCGGTEIDTTYGLTRGESVNGTGVFAELLRHRGHEVRTARRLNDELGDWAETLVRFAPYSGPIEREEAEWYLDWQLSRPGRRLIYVCRDGGAEAEYWSAALASLPADAPQAQRERIEARLADAGGWGSQPAPPGTEPADPETWFGLDTTGGMTPACSSLEGPWAEGVDPASAAIPVNRALDSVGEAEAPLLVGDGRILAMDWTWEMEAGGDDRSAVLVLANGAFLLNAAMVPPGRRPLAVRAAGWAGEEPRNVAFVEGSFLLGEETPMPTPWDVIRQIPALGVVAGHFLALALAAALSRAVILGRPRPAPSSGADRPRAHAEALGDLMARVGGDRAARAILASYRRWRRPGATPDAPPGGGESPP; translated from the coding sequence ATGACCGGCCCGAGGATCCGGATCCGGGGGATGACTTCGGTCGCCCTCGCGGTGGTCGCCTCGCTCTCCGGCTGCGGCGGGACGGAGATCGACACCACCTATGGCTTGACCCGGGGCGAGAGCGTCAACGGGACCGGCGTCTTCGCGGAGCTGCTCCGGCACCGGGGACACGAGGTCCGCACCGCCCGGAGGCTCAACGACGAGCTGGGGGATTGGGCCGAGACGCTGGTCCGGTTCGCCCCCTACTCCGGGCCGATCGAGCGGGAGGAGGCCGAGTGGTACCTCGACTGGCAGCTCTCCCGGCCCGGCCGCCGGCTGATCTACGTCTGCCGGGACGGCGGCGCCGAGGCCGAGTACTGGTCCGCCGCCCTCGCCTCGCTCCCCGCCGATGCCCCCCAGGCGCAGCGAGAGCGGATCGAGGCGAGGCTCGCCGACGCCGGGGGATGGGGCTCGCAGCCGGCCCCCCCGGGGACCGAGCCGGCCGACCCGGAGACCTGGTTCGGGCTCGACACCACCGGGGGGATGACGCCGGCCTGCTCCTCCCTGGAGGGCCCCTGGGCCGAGGGGGTGGACCCGGCCTCGGCCGCGATCCCGGTCAACCGGGCGTTGGACTCGGTGGGCGAGGCGGAGGCCCCCCTGCTCGTCGGCGACGGCCGGATCCTGGCGATGGACTGGACCTGGGAGATGGAGGCCGGGGGCGACGACCGGTCGGCGGTCCTGGTCCTCGCCAACGGTGCGTTCCTGCTCAACGCGGCGATGGTCCCCCCCGGTCGGAGGCCGCTCGCGGTGCGGGCGGCGGGGTGGGCGGGGGAGGAGCCGAGGAACGTGGCCTTCGTGGAGGGCTCGTTCCTGCTCGGGGAGGAGACGCCGATGCCGACCCCGTGGGACGTGATCCGGCAGATCCCGGCGCTGGGCGTGGTCGCCGGCCACTTCCTGGCGCTGGCGCTGGCGGCGGCGCTCTCCCGGGCCGTGATCCTCGGCCGCCCCCGCCCGGCCCCGTCGTCCGGGGCCGACCGCCCCCGGGCCCACGCCGAGGCGCTCGGCGACCTGATGGCCCGGGTCGGCGGCGACCGGGCCGCCCGGGCCATCCTCGCCTCCTATCGCCGGTGGAGGCGCCCCGGGGCGACGCCCGACGCCCCACCCGGGGGGGGCGAGTCCCCCCCCTGA
- a CDS encoding glycosyltransferase, producing MRSTDDDRSCILVLNFDGRGLLAECLPSVLDAAARAPMPCEVTVVDNSSTDDSVPFLRDRFPGVAVVSEPNAGLASFNRVLAGRDEDVVLLLNNDVKLDPGAVGPLVAAVRNDPDALFAAPRCWTFDGSTYEGMRTRVRMRFGLVQGLCRVPGFEREVDRPGLTASAGPVLAVDRRKFLELGGYDPLYFPGRIEDLDLGFRAWMAGWRGVYVPESVAYHRGFGSFEPAFGKEGCDRLALRNTLLFSWKNLSGPRLLGHLGWLAVRALVAAGTGKVAFLRALGGALARLDGALASRRAASVGRRGRLARQEAFFREFRW from the coding sequence GTGCGTAGCACCGACGACGACCGCTCCTGCATCCTGGTCCTGAACTTCGACGGCCGAGGCCTGCTGGCCGAGTGCCTGCCGTCGGTGCTCGACGCCGCCGCCCGGGCCCCGATGCCCTGCGAGGTCACGGTCGTCGACAACAGCTCGACCGACGACTCGGTCCCCTTCCTCCGGGACCGCTTCCCGGGGGTCGCCGTCGTCTCGGAGCCGAACGCCGGGCTCGCCTCGTTCAACCGGGTGCTGGCCGGGAGGGACGAGGACGTCGTCCTCCTGCTGAACAACGACGTGAAGCTCGACCCGGGGGCCGTCGGGCCGCTGGTCGCCGCCGTCCGCAACGACCCCGACGCCCTCTTCGCCGCCCCCCGGTGCTGGACCTTCGACGGCTCGACGTATGAAGGGATGCGGACCCGGGTCCGGATGCGGTTCGGCCTGGTCCAGGGCCTCTGCCGGGTGCCCGGCTTCGAGCGTGAGGTCGACCGCCCCGGCCTGACCGCGAGCGCCGGGCCGGTCCTGGCGGTCGACCGCCGCAAGTTCCTGGAGCTGGGCGGCTACGACCCGCTCTATTTCCCCGGCCGGATCGAGGACCTCGACCTCGGCTTCCGGGCCTGGATGGCCGGCTGGCGTGGGGTCTACGTCCCCGAGTCGGTCGCCTACCACCGGGGCTTCGGTTCGTTCGAGCCCGCCTTCGGCAAGGAGGGCTGCGACCGGCTCGCCCTGCGCAACACGCTCCTGTTCTCCTGGAAGAACCTGAGCGGCCCGAGGCTGCTGGGTCACCTCGGCTGGCTCGCGGTCCGGGCGCTGGTCGCGGCGGGGACGGGGAAGGTCGCCTTCCTCCGGGCATTGGGCGGGGCGTTGGCACGGCTCGACGGCGCCCTCGCCTCGCGTCGGGCCGCCTCGGTCGGGCGTCGGGGGCGCCTCGCCCGGCAGGAGGCCTTCTTCCGGGAGTTCCGCTGGTAG
- a CDS encoding stage II sporulation protein M, with protein MKVAERLARRERSWRELDVLLSRFEEAGALRRWPVPAWRRFEPADPTADPTAPSPDGKVGAAEVVRLGELYRAACADLMLAEAYDLPRDTVAYLHALVGRAHNSLYRTRGFRVRSWASELLEEVPRRLRSDPFLRISAVLFWGLMALAGCLAAARDGFSEKVVGPEQLASLEEMYARPLTELPREDEFMTGFYINHNAAIGLKCFAYGLTFGIMTLYELGFQALVLGTMFGHMATTPMAANFYEFVTAHGPFELTAIVLSGAAGLRLGWGLIDTQGRRRIDSLAREASNSLPIAGAATCLFVLAAFVEGFVSGSPLPYAAKAGVAAGSTALMLAFLMIGGRGTVRVEGAG; from the coding sequence ATGAAGGTCGCCGAGCGCCTCGCCCGTCGCGAGCGGAGCTGGCGGGAACTGGACGTGCTGCTCAGCCGATTCGAGGAGGCCGGGGCGCTCCGCCGGTGGCCCGTGCCGGCCTGGCGTCGGTTCGAGCCGGCCGACCCGACGGCCGACCCCACCGCCCCCTCCCCCGACGGCAAGGTCGGCGCCGCCGAGGTCGTCCGCCTGGGAGAGCTGTACCGCGCCGCCTGCGCCGACCTGATGCTGGCCGAGGCCTACGACCTGCCCCGGGACACGGTGGCCTATCTGCACGCGCTGGTGGGCCGGGCGCACAACTCGCTCTATCGGACCCGGGGCTTCCGGGTCCGGTCCTGGGCGTCGGAGCTGCTGGAGGAAGTCCCCCGCCGGCTCCGGTCCGACCCGTTCCTGAGGATCTCCGCCGTCCTCTTCTGGGGGCTGATGGCCCTGGCCGGGTGCCTGGCCGCGGCGCGGGACGGGTTCTCGGAGAAGGTGGTCGGGCCGGAGCAGCTCGCGAGCCTGGAGGAGATGTATGCGCGGCCGCTCACCGAACTGCCCCGGGAAGACGAGTTCATGACCGGCTTCTACATCAACCACAACGCGGCGATCGGCCTGAAGTGCTTCGCCTACGGCCTGACCTTCGGGATCATGACGCTCTACGAGCTGGGCTTCCAGGCGCTGGTGCTGGGCACGATGTTCGGCCACATGGCGACGACGCCGATGGCGGCGAACTTCTACGAGTTCGTGACCGCGCACGGCCCCTTCGAGCTGACGGCGATCGTCCTCTCAGGCGCCGCCGGGCTCCGGCTCGGCTGGGGCCTGATCGACACCCAGGGCCGGCGTCGGATCGACTCCCTCGCCCGGGAGGCGAGCAACTCCCTGCCGATCGCCGGGGCGGCCACCTGCCTGTTCGTGCTCGCCGCCTTCGTCGAGGGCTTCGTCTCCGGCTCCCCCCTGCCCTACGCCGCCAAGGCGGGAGTGGCGGCGGGCAGCACCGCGCTGATGCTCGCATTCCTGATGATAGGTGGGCGGGGGACGGTCCGGGTAGAGGGCGCGGGATGA
- a CDS encoding class I SAM-dependent methyltransferase has translation MSTTLRTLDGPSPQPSPRERGEGDGLGPSPPSAGARAAGGPERGRSAAASRHESTVASRFDALEARFRDEVPADDFRLSAILRHLGPIDGRLVLDLGCGKGRFASKLARRGARVVGLDVSGAMLRAARDSGLPVALGSIRRLPIPDGGIDAVLFVEVLEHVSPGDLPVVLAEAARVLRPGGRVVIVDKNAASLDPIRPWLPAALVKRIDERRGRWMYPPGSAVRERWFRPGQVPRLLRRAGFVGVRAEAIRSPIEQKSPIFRFVPVARRFVAWSARSGEE, from the coding sequence ATGAGCACGACTCTGCGAACCCTCGACGGCCCCTCACCCCAACCCTCTCCCCGCGAGCGGGGAGAGGGGGACGGGCTCGGGCCCTCGCCCCCGTCTGCGGGGGCGAGGGCGGCCGGAGGCCCAGAGAGGGGGCGGTCCGCAGCCGCCTCCCGCCACGAATCCACGGTCGCCTCCCGGTTCGACGCGCTCGAGGCCCGGTTCAGGGACGAGGTCCCGGCCGACGACTTCCGGCTCTCCGCGATCCTCCGCCACCTCGGTCCGATCGACGGCCGACTCGTGCTCGACCTGGGCTGCGGCAAGGGGCGGTTCGCCTCGAAGCTGGCTCGGAGGGGGGCGAGGGTCGTCGGGCTGGACGTCTCCGGGGCCATGCTCAGGGCCGCCCGCGACTCGGGGTTGCCGGTGGCGCTGGGGTCGATCCGCCGGCTGCCGATCCCGGACGGGGGCATCGACGCGGTCCTCTTCGTCGAGGTCCTGGAGCACGTCTCCCCGGGGGATCTGCCCGTCGTGCTGGCCGAGGCCGCCCGGGTCCTCCGGCCGGGGGGGCGGGTCGTGATCGTGGACAAGAACGCCGCGTCGCTCGACCCGATCCGGCCCTGGCTGCCGGCGGCCCTGGTGAAGCGGATCGACGAGCGGAGGGGCCGGTGGATGTACCCGCCGGGTTCGGCCGTCCGGGAGCGCTGGTTCCGGCCGGGGCAGGTGCCCCGGCTGCTGCGAAGGGCCGGATTCGTCGGCGTCCGGGCCGAGGCGATCCGGTCGCCGATAGAGCAAAAATCGCCGATCTTCCGATTCGTCCCCGTGGCCCGGCGGTTCGTCGCCTGGTCGGCCCGATCGGGGGAGGAGTAG